A window from Synechococcus sp. RSCCF101 encodes these proteins:
- the ppsA gene encoding phosphoenolpyruvate synthase: MVSTSTLRSPGSLASPRWVVPFEAVTLADIAQVGGKNASLGELLQALRAEGVRVPGGFAVTAAAYRRVLEAAGLGPRLESLLQGLDGSDLAALQQAGAEARRLVAGAPLPAPIEEAILTAYRAMGSPAVAVRSSATAEDLPEASFAGQQDTYLNVQGDDALLEACRQCFASLFTDRAITYRQLHGFAHMEVALSIGVQRMVRSDLGSAGVMFSIDTESGFRDAVLLTAAWGLGETVVQGEVNPDEYLIHKPTLLEGYRPILSRRRGSKAQRLVYADAAADGAAGRPVRLEPVPEELRRRFALSDEEVLTLARWACLIERHYSAVRGTPTPMDIEWGRDGRSGELFVLQARPETVQSQQRGSVLRRWHLEPHHAPVLSRGRAIGAAVSSGPARVIQDPSQIDRFRDGDVLVTVRTDPDWEPILRKATGVITDQGGRTCHAAIIAREMGLPAIVGCGDATRTIDDGRVVTASCCEGEVGRVYDGALATRVEEVELAEIPATRTRILMNVGNPDEALNLAAIPCDGVGLARLEFIIANHIKVHPMALLHPERIGDPGQRRAVEALAEGYAHPGDFYVDRLAQGMARIAAAFHPRPVVLRFSDFKTNEYARLLGGADFEPREDNPMIGWRGASRYSAPGFREAFALECRALRRVRMEMGLKGATPMIPFCRTPEEADRVLAVMAEEGLVRGEDGLEVYVMCELPSNVIGLEAFAERFDGFSIGTNDLTQLTLGLDRDSALVADLFDERHPTVKAMISLAIRTARRCGRRIGLCGQAPSDHPDFARFLVEEGIDSISLNPDAVLSTRLKVAEIERELDPFP; encoded by the coding sequence ATGGTCAGCACATCCACACTCCGCTCCCCCGGGTCGCTCGCCAGCCCCCGCTGGGTGGTGCCGTTCGAGGCGGTGACCCTGGCCGACATCGCCCAGGTGGGCGGGAAGAACGCCTCGCTGGGTGAGCTGCTCCAGGCTCTGCGTGCTGAGGGTGTGCGGGTGCCGGGCGGATTCGCGGTCACCGCCGCCGCCTACCGACGCGTGCTGGAGGCGGCCGGGCTCGGGCCGCGGCTCGAGAGCCTGCTGCAGGGACTCGACGGCAGCGATCTGGCGGCCCTGCAGCAGGCCGGCGCCGAAGCGCGACGGCTGGTGGCCGGAGCCCCCCTGCCGGCCCCGATCGAGGAGGCGATCCTCACGGCCTACCGGGCGATGGGCTCGCCGGCGGTGGCGGTCCGCTCCAGCGCCACCGCCGAGGATCTGCCGGAGGCCAGCTTCGCCGGTCAGCAGGACACCTACCTCAACGTTCAGGGCGACGACGCCCTGCTCGAAGCCTGCCGGCAGTGCTTCGCCTCTCTGTTCACCGATCGGGCGATCACCTACCGCCAGCTGCACGGCTTCGCCCACATGGAGGTGGCCCTCTCCATCGGTGTGCAGCGCATGGTGCGCTCGGACCTGGGCTCGGCCGGAGTGATGTTCAGCATCGACACCGAGAGCGGCTTCCGCGATGCCGTGCTCCTCACCGCCGCCTGGGGCCTCGGCGAGACGGTGGTGCAGGGGGAGGTGAACCCGGATGAGTACCTGATTCATAAGCCCACCCTGCTGGAGGGCTACCGGCCGATCCTCAGCCGCCGCCGCGGCAGCAAGGCCCAGCGGCTGGTCTATGCCGATGCCGCCGCCGACGGTGCTGCGGGCCGTCCGGTCCGCCTCGAGCCGGTGCCGGAGGAGCTGCGCCGTCGCTTCGCCCTCAGCGATGAGGAGGTGCTCACCCTGGCCCGCTGGGCCTGCCTGATCGAGCGCCACTACAGCGCGGTGCGCGGCACACCCACGCCGATGGACATCGAATGGGGCCGCGATGGCCGCAGCGGCGAGCTGTTCGTTCTTCAGGCCCGGCCGGAGACGGTGCAGTCGCAGCAGCGGGGGTCAGTGCTGCGCCGCTGGCATCTCGAACCCCACCATGCCCCGGTGCTGAGCAGGGGCCGGGCGATCGGCGCGGCGGTGAGCAGCGGGCCGGCGCGGGTGATCCAGGACCCCTCCCAGATCGATCGCTTCCGCGACGGCGATGTGCTCGTGACCGTGCGCACCGATCCGGACTGGGAACCGATCCTGCGCAAGGCCACCGGTGTGATCACCGACCAGGGCGGTCGCACCTGTCACGCGGCGATCATCGCCCGTGAGATGGGGCTGCCGGCGATCGTGGGCTGCGGCGACGCCACCCGCACGATCGACGATGGCCGGGTCGTCACCGCCTCCTGCTGCGAGGGGGAGGTGGGGCGCGTCTACGACGGAGCGTTGGCGACGCGGGTGGAGGAGGTGGAACTGGCGGAGATCCCCGCCACCCGCACCCGCATTCTGATGAACGTGGGCAATCCGGATGAAGCCCTCAACCTCGCCGCCATTCCCTGCGACGGGGTCGGTCTGGCCCGGCTGGAATTCATCATCGCCAACCACATCAAGGTGCATCCGATGGCGCTGCTCCATCCGGAGCGCATCGGGGATCCCGGCCAGCGCAGGGCTGTGGAGGCCCTGGCGGAGGGCTATGCCCACCCCGGCGACTTCTATGTCGACCGCCTGGCCCAGGGCATGGCACGCATCGCCGCCGCCTTCCATCCCCGTCCGGTGGTGCTGCGCTTCTCCGACTTCAAGACCAACGAATACGCCCGACTCCTCGGCGGTGCCGACTTCGAACCGCGGGAGGACAACCCGATGATCGGCTGGCGCGGGGCCTCCCGCTACAGCGCACCGGGATTCCGGGAGGCCTTCGCGCTGGAGTGCCGGGCCCTGCGGCGGGTGCGGATGGAGATGGGCCTGAAGGGGGCGACCCCGATGATCCCGTTCTGCCGCACGCCCGAGGAGGCCGATCGGGTGCTGGCGGTGATGGCCGAGGAGGGGCTGGTCCGCGGTGAGGACGGGCTGGAGGTGTACGTGATGTGCGAGCTGCCCAGCAATGTGATCGGTCTGGAGGCCTTCGCCGAACGCTTCGATGGCTTCTCGATCGGCACCAACGACCTCACCCAGCTCACCCTCGGCCTCGATCGCGATTCGGCCCTGGTGGCCGATCTCTTCGACGAGCGCCACCCGACGGTGAAGGCCATGATCAGCCTGGCCATCCGCACGGCGCGGCGCTGCGGCCGCAGGATCGGGCTCTGCGGCCAGGCCCCCAGCGACCATCCCGACTTCGCCCGCTTCCTGGTGGAGGAGGGCATCGATTCGATCAGCCTCAATCCGGATGCGGTGCTCAGCACCCGCCTGAAGGTGGCGGAGATCGAGCGGGAGCTGGATCCGTTTCCGTGA